Proteins co-encoded in one Candidatus Thiodictyon syntrophicum genomic window:
- a CDS encoding DUF6883 domain-containing protein: MRLPNAERALVDLDKLRDYCLNPAHPRGRHKAQVFASALGITAREAAWLRTAFLHAARAGDATPGAADAHGRRYHLDTSIIRPKGSALVRTTWIVRTGEDFPRLSSCYVL, from the coding sequence ATGCGCCTACCCAACGCCGAACGCGCCCTGGTGGACCTCGACAAACTCCGGGATTACTGCCTGAACCCGGCGCATCCCCGCGGTCGGCACAAGGCGCAGGTCTTCGCCTCCGCGCTGGGCATCACTGCGCGCGAAGCCGCATGGCTGCGTACCGCCTTTCTGCACGCCGCCCGAGCAGGTGACGCGACCCCCGGCGCGGCGGATGCCCACGGTCGGCGTTATCATTTGGACACCTCGATCATCAGACCCAAGGGAAGTGCGCTGGTCCGGACCACCTGGATCGTGCGCACGGGCGAAGATTTCCCCCGACTCTCCAGTTGCTATGTGCTCTAA
- a CDS encoding DUF4926 domain-containing protein yields MNQAIKLFDVVALTTDLPEIGLVAGQVGTVVEPLGSALGDDAYEVEFIDDAGRTYALAGINAARLLVLHYDPAQAATA; encoded by the coding sequence ATGAATCAAGCCATCAAGCTATTTGACGTCGTGGCGCTGACCACTGACTTGCCCGAGATTGGCCTGGTCGCCGGTCAGGTCGGAACCGTCGTGGAACCCCTCGGCAGTGCCCTCGGCGATGACGCCTACGAGGTCGAGTTCATCGACGATGCCGGCCGAACCTACGCCCTGGCGGGCATCAACGCCGCCCGGCTACTGGTCCTTCACTATGATCCCGCGCAGGCGGCAACGGCATGA
- the icd gene encoding NADP-dependent isocitrate dehydrogenase: MAYEKIKVPADGAKIRVNADLSLSVPDQPIIPYIEGDGIGIDITPVMIAVTDAAVHRAYGGKRRITWMEIYAGEKSTRIYGEDVWLPAESLRAVKEFVVSIKGPLTTPVGGGIRSLNVTLRQELDLYVCLRPVRYFTGTPSPLKEPQHTDMVIFRENAEDIYAGIEWQEGTPEVKKVIEFLQREMGVTKIRFPATSGIGIKPVSREGTERLVRRAIAYAIDNDRASVTLVHKGNIMKFTEGAFKQWGYDLAKSEFGAVEIEGGPWCRFKNPKTGRDIVVKDVIADAFLQQILLRPKDYSVIATLNLNGDYISDALAAQVGGIGMAPGANLSDSVAMFEATHGTAPKYAGKDQVNPCSLILSAEMMLRHMGWTEAADLIIKGVEGAIADKTVTYDLERLMPGATKLSCSAFGAAMIAKM, encoded by the coding sequence ATGGCCTACGAGAAAATCAAAGTCCCGGCGGATGGAGCAAAGATCCGGGTCAACGCGGACCTGTCCCTGTCCGTGCCCGACCAGCCCATCATCCCGTACATCGAGGGCGACGGGATCGGGATCGACATCACCCCGGTGATGATCGCGGTAACCGACGCCGCCGTTCACCGCGCCTACGGCGGGAAGCGCCGGATCACTTGGATGGAGATCTACGCCGGCGAGAAGTCCACGCGCATCTATGGAGAGGACGTGTGGTTGCCGGCGGAGAGCCTGCGGGCGGTCAAGGAATTCGTGGTCTCCATCAAGGGACCCCTGACCACCCCGGTGGGCGGCGGCATCCGTTCGCTCAACGTTACCTTGCGCCAGGAGCTTGACCTCTATGTCTGCCTGCGGCCGGTACGCTACTTCACCGGGACCCCGAGTCCGCTCAAGGAGCCGCAGCACACCGACATGGTGATCTTCCGTGAGAACGCGGAGGACATCTACGCCGGCATCGAGTGGCAGGAGGGAACCCCCGAGGTCAAGAAGGTCATCGAGTTCCTGCAGCGCGAGATGGGTGTCACCAAAATCCGCTTCCCCGCGACCTCCGGGATCGGCATCAAGCCGGTCTCGCGGGAAGGGACCGAGCGGCTGGTCCGCCGGGCCATTGCCTACGCCATCGACAACGATCGCGCCTCGGTGACCCTGGTCCACAAGGGCAACATCATGAAATTTACCGAGGGCGCCTTCAAGCAGTGGGGTTATGATCTGGCAAAGTCCGAGTTCGGCGCGGTGGAGATCGAGGGCGGACCCTGGTGCCGCTTCAAGAACCCCAAGACGGGCCGCGACATCGTGGTCAAGGACGTCATCGCGGACGCCTTCCTCCAGCAGATCCTGCTGCGGCCCAAGGACTATTCGGTGATCGCCACGCTCAACCTCAACGGTGACTACATCTCCGACGCCCTGGCGGCGCAGGTTGGGGGTATCGGGATGGCCCCAGGGGCCAACCTGTCGGACTCGGTGGCTATGTTCGAGGCGACCCACGGTACCGCTCCCAAGTACGCGGGCAAGGATCAGGTTAACCCCTGTTCCCTGATCCTGTCCGCCGAGATGATGTTGCGGCATATGGGCTGGACCGAGGCGGCCGACCTGATCATCAAGGGCGTAGAGGGCGCGATCGCCGACAAGACCGTAACCTATGACCTGGAGCGGCTGATGCCGGGGGCCACCAAGCTGAGTTGCTCGGCCTTTGGCGCGGCGATGATCGCGAAAATGTAG
- the cspD gene encoding cold shock domain-containing protein CspD, with translation MITGIVKWFNNAKGYGFVKPDGREEDVFVHFSSIDMDGYKTLREGQKVEFEVTQGPKGLHAAQVHRVG, from the coding sequence ATGATCACCGGTATTGTGAAATGGTTCAACAACGCGAAGGGTTACGGGTTCGTCAAGCCCGACGGTCGCGAAGAAGACGTCTTCGTGCACTTCTCATCAATCGACATGGACGGATATAAGACCTTGAGAGAAGGGCAAAAAGTTGAATTTGAAGTGACCCAGGGCCCCAAGGGCCTGCACGCCGCCCAGGTCCACCGGGTGGGCTGA
- the clpS gene encoding ATP-dependent Clp protease adapter ClpS yields MSDQIPNEERESGLAVQEARPKLRRPPLFKVMLLNDDYTPMEFVVQVLETFFAMTREKATQIMLHVHTRGVGVCGVYTRDIAETKVIQVNDFSRSHQHPLMCTMEEA; encoded by the coding sequence ATGAGTGATCAGATCCCCAATGAGGAGCGAGAGTCCGGGCTGGCCGTGCAAGAGGCGCGGCCCAAGCTGCGTCGGCCGCCGCTCTTCAAGGTCATGCTGCTGAACGACGACTACACCCCGATGGAGTTTGTGGTGCAGGTACTGGAGACCTTTTTTGCGATGACCCGGGAGAAGGCCACCCAGATCATGCTGCATGTGCACACGCGGGGCGTGGGTGTGTGCGGCGTCTATACGCGGGACATCGCCGAGACCAAGGTCATCCAGGTCAACGATTTTTCTCGCAGTCATCAGCATCCGCTGATGTGTACTATGGAGGAGGCATGA
- the clpA gene encoding ATP-dependent Clp protease ATP-binding subunit ClpA encodes MLSKELEFTLNRAFKEAREKHHEYMTVEHMLLSLLDNPAAAKVLRACGADAERLRREITAFIDETTPLIPANEDRDTQPTLGFQRVLQRAVFHVQSAGKKEVTGANVLVALFSEQDSQAVYLLNQQDITRLDIVNYISHGISKVPGESAEDEGHGDADEMRGDEKGGSSPLESFATNLNEMARQGRIDPLIGRAAEVERTVQILCRRRKNNPLFVGEAGVGKTAIAEGLAKKIVDREVPEVLKDAVIYALDLGGLVAGTKYRGDFEKRLKAVLAQLKRLPRAILFIDEIHTIIGAGSASGGVMDASNLIKPVLASGDLRCIGSTTYQEYRGIFEKDRALARRFQKIDVEEPSVEETIEILKGLKSRFEAHHQVTYTNPALRAAAELSNRYINDRHLPDKAIDVIDEAGANVQLMSPAKRKKRIDVADVESIVAKIARIPPKKVSVSDTESLRNLDRDLKMVVYGQEAAIDALTSAIRMNRSGLGHEEKPIGSFLFTGPTGVGKTEVTRQLARILGMELIRFDMSEYMERHTVSRLIGAPPGYVGFDQGGLLTEEVNKHPHAVLLMDEIEKAHPDVFNLLLQVMDHGTLTDNNGRKADFRNVVLVMTTNAGAEETARRSMGFAEQDHSTDGLEALKRYFTPEFRNRLDAVVQFSPLSAETIKSVVDKFIFELEHQLLDKKVFLAVDTDARAWIAAKGYDPRMGARPMARVIQNHIKKPLANELLFGSLVGGGSVRVFVEDGELGFAIDSAKALA; translated from the coding sequence ATGCTGAGTAAAGAGCTTGAGTTCACGTTGAACCGCGCGTTCAAAGAGGCGCGTGAGAAGCACCACGAGTACATGACCGTGGAACACATGCTCCTGTCCCTCCTGGATAATCCGGCGGCGGCCAAGGTCTTGCGCGCCTGCGGTGCCGACGCGGAGCGGCTGCGCCGGGAGATTACGGCCTTCATCGACGAAACAACGCCGTTGATCCCGGCCAACGAGGACCGCGACACCCAGCCGACCCTGGGCTTCCAGCGGGTGCTTCAGCGGGCCGTCTTTCATGTGCAGTCCGCGGGTAAGAAGGAGGTCACGGGTGCCAACGTCCTGGTCGCCCTGTTCAGCGAGCAGGACTCGCAAGCGGTGTACCTGTTGAACCAGCAGGACATCACCCGGCTCGACATCGTCAACTACATCTCGCACGGGATCTCGAAGGTCCCGGGTGAGAGCGCGGAGGACGAGGGTCACGGGGACGCGGACGAAATGCGCGGGGACGAGAAGGGGGGTTCCAGTCCGCTGGAGAGCTTCGCCACCAATCTCAACGAGATGGCCCGTCAGGGCCGGATTGACCCACTGATCGGACGGGCGGCGGAGGTCGAGCGCACCGTGCAGATCCTGTGTCGTCGACGCAAGAACAACCCGTTGTTCGTGGGCGAGGCCGGGGTCGGCAAGACCGCTATCGCCGAGGGTCTGGCCAAGAAGATCGTGGATCGGGAGGTCCCCGAGGTGCTCAAGGATGCGGTGATCTATGCCCTCGATCTGGGTGGGCTGGTGGCGGGCACCAAATACCGGGGCGACTTCGAGAAGCGCCTGAAGGCCGTCCTCGCCCAGCTCAAGCGGCTGCCGCGCGCCATCCTGTTCATTGATGAGATCCACACTATCATCGGCGCCGGGTCGGCCTCCGGCGGGGTCATGGACGCCTCCAACCTGATCAAGCCGGTCCTCGCCTCGGGCGATTTACGCTGCATCGGCTCGACGACCTATCAGGAGTACCGGGGCATCTTTGAAAAAGACCGGGCGCTGGCCCGGCGCTTTCAGAAGATCGACGTCGAGGAACCGAGTGTGGAGGAGACCATCGAGATCCTGAAGGGGCTCAAGTCTCGCTTCGAGGCCCACCACCAGGTCACCTACACCAATCCGGCCCTGCGTGCCGCGGCGGAGCTCTCCAACCGCTACATCAATGATCGGCACCTGCCCGACAAGGCCATCGACGTCATCGACGAGGCCGGGGCCAATGTGCAGTTGATGAGCCCGGCGAAACGCAAGAAGCGCATCGACGTGGCGGACGTCGAGTCGATCGTCGCCAAGATCGCCCGCATCCCGCCGAAAAAGGTCTCGGTGTCGGACACCGAGTCGCTGCGTAATCTGGACCGGGACCTGAAGATGGTCGTCTATGGGCAGGAGGCGGCCATCGACGCGCTGACCTCGGCCATTCGCATGAATCGCTCCGGGCTGGGGCACGAGGAGAAGCCGATCGGCTCCTTCCTGTTTACCGGCCCCACCGGGGTGGGCAAGACCGAGGTCACCCGCCAACTCGCCCGCATCCTGGGGATGGAACTGATCCGCTTCGACATGTCCGAGTACATGGAGCGGCACACGGTATCACGCCTGATCGGCGCCCCGCCCGGCTATGTCGGTTTCGACCAGGGCGGCCTGCTGACCGAGGAGGTCAACAAGCACCCCCACGCGGTGCTGCTGATGGACGAGATCGAAAAGGCCCACCCGGACGTTTTCAATCTGCTGCTCCAGGTGATGGACCACGGCACCCTGACCGACAACAATGGCCGCAAGGCGGACTTCCGCAATGTGGTGTTGGTGATGACCACCAACGCCGGCGCTGAGGAGACCGCGCGCCGCTCCATGGGCTTTGCCGAGCAGGATCACTCCACGGACGGTCTGGAGGCACTCAAGCGCTACTTCACCCCCGAGTTTCGCAACCGGCTCGACGCGGTCGTGCAGTTCAGTCCCTTGAGTGCGGAGACCATCAAGAGCGTGGTCGACAAGTTTATCTTTGAGTTGGAGCATCAACTCCTGGACAAGAAGGTCTTCCTCGCCGTAGATACTGACGCCCGTGCCTGGATCGCCGCGAAGGGCTATGACCCGCGCATGGGCGCGCGCCCGATGGCCCGGGTGATCCAGAACCACATCAAGAAGCCCCTGGCGAACGAACTCCTGTTCGGATCGCTGGTCGGTGGGGGCTCGGTACGGGTCTTCGTGGAGGACGGTGAACTGGGCTTTGCCATCGATTCGGCCAAGGCCCTGGCCTGA
- the infA gene encoding translation initiation factor IF-1, which translates to MSKDDVIQMEGTVTETLPNTVFRVQLENGHIVTAHISGKMRKHYIRILTGDKVTVELTPYDLTKGRIVYRAR; encoded by the coding sequence ATGTCTAAAGACGACGTTATCCAGATGGAAGGGACGGTCACGGAGACCCTCCCCAATACAGTGTTTCGAGTACAACTGGAGAACGGTCACATCGTGACCGCCCACATCTCCGGCAAGATGCGCAAGCACTACATCCGAATCCTCACCGGCGACAAGGTGACGGTGGAACTCACACCCTATGACCTGACCAAGGGCCGCATCGTCTATCGGGCGCGCTAG
- a CDS encoding arginyltransferase has translation MNPGFEGNRERQLALYLTAEHPCSYLDGRRARTLFVDPLARIDVATYQALVDQGFRRSGAHVYRPACRGCARCVPVRLPVGDFRPNRSQRRNWARNAPELAVIETPAVFDPDQFALYLRYLAHRHPDGGMADDASIESYRRFLVDPWGGETRFLELRLRSRLVGIAVTDLLPHGLSAVYTFFDPELSARGLGTFAVLAQIATARRLGLPYVYLGYWIEASRKMAYKATFRPMEAWDGRRWTGLDAARDPDLT, from the coding sequence ATGAACCCGGGGTTCGAGGGGAATCGCGAGCGGCAACTCGCACTCTATCTGACCGCCGAGCACCCCTGCTCCTACCTGGATGGACGGCGCGCCCGGACCCTCTTCGTCGATCCCCTGGCCCGCATTGACGTCGCCACCTACCAGGCCCTGGTAGACCAGGGGTTCCGCCGCAGCGGCGCCCACGTCTACCGCCCGGCCTGCCGGGGCTGCGCCCGCTGCGTGCCGGTGCGCCTGCCGGTCGGTGACTTCCGGCCCAACCGCTCCCAACGGCGCAACTGGGCGCGCAATGCCCCGGAACTGGCCGTCATCGAGACCCCGGCGGTCTTCGACCCGGACCAGTTTGCCCTGTATCTGCGCTATCTCGCGCACCGGCACCCGGATGGGGGTATGGCCGACGACGCCAGCATCGAGAGCTACCGCCGGTTCCTGGTCGATCCCTGGGGCGGGGAGACCCGCTTTCTGGAGTTGCGCCTGCGCAGCCGTCTGGTCGGCATCGCCGTCACCGACCTGCTCCCCCACGGGCTGTCGGCGGTCTACACCTTCTTCGACCCCGAGCTGTCCGCGCGGGGACTGGGAACCTTCGCGGTACTGGCCCAGATTGCGACCGCGCGACGGCTCGGACTGCCCTATGTCTATCTTGGCTATTGGATTGAGGCGTCACGAAAAATGGCCTACAAGGCGACATTCAGGCCGATGGAGGCCTGGGATGGCCGCCGCTGGACGGGCCTGGACGCCGCGCGCGACCCCGATCTCACCTGA
- the aat gene encoding leucyl/phenylalanyl-tRNA--protein transferase, with protein sequence MIALLTPDDPRPFPDVRRALRHPNGLLAVGGDLSPGRLTSAYRRGVFPWFSVGDPILWWSPDPRTVLLPGHIHISRSLAKRLRRRQFGVTMDRDFAAVIRACAGARHRGGGGADDRSDGTWILPEMIDAYENLHRLGISHSVEVWDGGLLVGGLYGVAIGQAFFGESMFSRIADASKVALVYLCQFLAGRGFGLIDCQLRTEHLMSLGALELPRAEFVTRLGRYCDAPGDIGTWDDGALHFPVDRPPDAPRQQRQGRP encoded by the coding sequence ATGATCGCGCTGCTCACGCCCGATGACCCGCGGCCCTTCCCGGACGTGCGGCGCGCCCTGCGTCACCCCAACGGGCTGCTCGCGGTCGGCGGGGACCTGAGCCCTGGGCGCCTCACCAGCGCCTACCGGCGCGGCGTCTTCCCCTGGTTCAGCGTCGGGGACCCGATCCTGTGGTGGTCCCCGGACCCGCGCACCGTGCTGTTGCCGGGGCACATCCACATCTCGCGTAGCCTGGCCAAGCGGTTGCGGCGCCGCCAGTTCGGGGTGACCATGGATCGCGACTTCGCGGCCGTCATCCGCGCCTGCGCGGGCGCGCGCCACCGCGGGGGCGGCGGCGCGGATGACCGCTCGGACGGCACCTGGATCCTGCCGGAGATGATCGACGCCTATGAAAACCTGCACCGCCTGGGGATCAGCCACTCGGTGGAGGTGTGGGATGGCGGGCTCCTGGTCGGGGGCCTGTATGGGGTGGCCATCGGTCAGGCGTTCTTCGGCGAGTCCATGTTCAGCCGCATCGCGGACGCCTCCAAGGTGGCCCTGGTCTATCTCTGCCAGTTCCTTGCCGGACGCGGCTTCGGGCTGATCGACTGCCAACTGCGCACCGAGCACCTGATGAGCCTGGGGGCGCTGGAGTTGCCGCGCGCCGAGTTCGTCACCCGGCTGGGGCGCTACTGCGACGCCCCCGGGGATATCGGGACCTGGGACGACGGAGCGCTGCACTTCCCCGTGGATCGCCCGCCCGACGCACCGCGACAGCAGCGGCAGGGGCGGCCATGA
- a CDS encoding GNAT family N-acetyltransferase, with product MYRLSTHDAIDELPAADWNRLADPDTPFLRHEFLSAMERHGCVGEAQGWVPRHLALRDAAGALVAAAPCYLKFNSYGEFVFDWAWADAYRRHGLAYYPKLVLGSPYTPATGPRLLIGDTPARTQFAQALADGALQVAQQLGVSSLHWLFTTAAETDLLEARGLMRRVGCQFHWTNPGYRSFDDFLATFTAQKRKKVKRERRRVQEAGVSIRRIPGDEVSEAQWATFHRLYRDTFDKHGGVPTLTLPFFQEIARTMGRNLLLVFAQRGVEVVAAAFNLVGERSLFGRHWGCFKDFHSLHFEACYYQGLEHCIAAGLTRFEPGAQGEHKVSRGFLPTPTWSAHWIADPRFREAIGRFLAQETQGMNEYHQEMHAHSPFREPPATDAHRPLAALD from the coding sequence ATGTACCGCCTCAGCACCCACGACGCTATCGACGAGCTTCCGGCCGCGGACTGGAACCGCCTCGCGGACCCCGACACGCCCTTCCTGCGCCATGAGTTTCTCAGCGCGATGGAGCGGCACGGCTGCGTGGGGGAGGCCCAAGGCTGGGTCCCGCGGCACCTGGCCTTGCGCGACGCGGCGGGCGCCCTGGTCGCGGCGGCCCCCTGCTATCTCAAGTTCAACTCGTACGGCGAGTTCGTGTTCGACTGGGCCTGGGCGGACGCCTACCGCCGCCACGGGCTGGCCTATTATCCGAAGCTGGTCCTGGGCTCACCCTATACCCCGGCGACGGGCCCGCGGCTGCTCATCGGGGACACCCCGGCGCGGACTCAGTTCGCCCAGGCACTGGCGGACGGGGCGCTACAGGTGGCGCAGCAGTTGGGGGTATCATCGCTGCACTGGCTCTTTACCACCGCCGCGGAGACCGATCTGTTGGAGGCACGGGGGCTGATGCGGCGGGTGGGCTGCCAGTTCCACTGGACCAACCCGGGCTACCGCTCCTTCGACGACTTTCTGGCGACCTTCACCGCGCAGAAGCGTAAGAAGGTGAAGCGCGAGCGGCGCCGGGTGCAGGAGGCCGGGGTCAGCATCCGGCGTATCCCCGGGGATGAGGTCAGCGAGGCGCAGTGGGCGACCTTCCATCGCCTCTACCGGGATACCTTCGACAAGCACGGTGGGGTCCCGACCCTGACCCTGCCCTTCTTTCAGGAGATCGCGCGGACCATGGGGCGCAACCTGCTCCTGGTGTTCGCGCAGCGGGGAGTCGAGGTCGTCGCCGCGGCCTTCAATCTGGTGGGTGAGCGCTCACTGTTCGGGCGTCACTGGGGCTGCTTCAAGGACTTTCACAGTCTGCATTTCGAGGCTTGCTATTATCAGGGCCTGGAGCACTGTATCGCGGCGGGGCTTACGCGCTTCGAGCCGGGCGCCCAGGGTGAACACAAGGTCAGCCGGGGCTTCCTGCCGACGCCGACCTGGTCCGCTCACTGGATCGCGGACCCGCGTTTTCGGGAGGCCATCGGGCGCTTTCTCGCCCAGGAGACCCAGGGGATGAACGAGTACCACCAGGAGATGCACGCCCACAGCCCGTTTCGCGAGCCGCCGGCTACGGACGCCCACCGGCCGCTGGCTGCCCTTGATTGA
- a CDS encoding cupin domain-containing protein: MKGYVKDLEGVAVENEDFRRVLYTAKNCQLVVMALKPKEDIGMEVHQLDQFFHVKEGSGVALVDGVSTAIRPGFAVLVPAGTQHNIINTGTVALKLYTLYAPPNHRDGVIHHTRADAQADHEHFNGQTTES, translated from the coding sequence ATGAAAGGCTATGTCAAAGACCTCGAAGGCGTCGCTGTCGAAAACGAAGATTTTCGCCGGGTGCTCTACACGGCGAAGAACTGTCAACTCGTTGTCATGGCCTTGAAACCAAAGGAGGATATCGGCATGGAGGTGCACCAGTTGGATCAATTCTTTCATGTAAAAGAAGGGTCGGGCGTGGCCCTTGTCGATGGGGTTTCCACGGCTATCCGCCCGGGTTTTGCGGTACTCGTCCCCGCCGGGACCCAGCACAACATTATCAATACCGGCACCGTTGCACTAAAGCTCTATACCCTCTATGCACCGCCGAATCATCGCGACGGCGTGATCCATCACACCCGCGCCGACGCGCAGGCGGACCACGAACACTTCAACGGTCAGACGACCGAGTCATAG
- a CDS encoding CsbD family protein, with protein MNKEQVRGRVEEVKGKIKEVAGQVVGNKDLEEKGNSQKNAGKVLADLGDYAVDAKRHH; from the coding sequence ATGAACAAAGAACAAGTCAGAGGCCGCGTCGAGGAAGTGAAGGGCAAGATCAAGGAAGTCGCCGGACAGGTCGTCGGCAATAAAGACCTAGAGGAGAAGGGTAATAGCCAGAAGAACGCCGGTAAGGTGCTGGCGGATCTCGGTGATTATGCTGTGGATGCCAAGCGCCACCACTAA
- a CDS encoding YebG family protein: MIEIEYVVRDQKGIERLRTTDKKAADAYDRALETAERLADLLRRDRVLPGLAEHDLEELTIYLARNARNVERILKGKGPELEPAPEPELIETKDKVTQLRAAG, translated from the coding sequence GTGATCGAGATCGAATACGTCGTCAGAGACCAGAAGGGGATCGAGAGATTGCGCACCACCGACAAAAAGGCCGCGGACGCCTACGACCGGGCCCTTGAGACGGCCGAACGCCTGGCCGACCTCCTGCGCCGCGACCGGGTCCTGCCGGGGCTCGCCGAGCACGACCTGGAGGAATTGACTATCTACCTGGCCCGCAATGCCCGCAACGTCGAGCGCATTCTGAAGGGCAAGGGGCCGGAGTTGGAGCCCGCCCCGGAGCCGGAGCTCATCGAGACCAAGGACAAGGTGACCCAGTTGCGGGCCGCGGGTTAG
- the nifB gene encoding nitrogenase cofactor biosynthesis protein NifB yields the protein MALKVIGPGAGAPAAGGCASSGCGGSSDALAHLPEHIRAKVHNHPCYSEEAHHHYARMHVAVAPACNIQCHYCNRKYDCANESRPGVVSEVLTPDQAVKKVMAVAANIPQMTVLGIAGPGDPLANPGRTLDTFRQLSEKAPDIKLCVSTNGLALPETVDELCAHNIDHVTITINCVDPDVGVKIYPWIFWKGRRVKGRKGVAILIEQQQKGLEMLVARGVLVKVNSVLIPGVNDEHLKEVSRVVKAKGAFLHNVMPLIAEPEHGTFYGVMGQRGPTHEELQALQDACAGDMNMMRHCRQCRADAVGMLGEDRGHEFTLDKIETMEIDYGQAMERRRQVHAAIEANREAQRKKSGETFISPASIKRTRKETRPVLMAVATTGGGVINQHFGHAREFLIYEAGAADVRFIGVRKVDLYCAGGDSCGDAQTALAKTIRTLSGCEAVLCSKIGFEPWGQLEAAGIAPNGEHAMEPIEEAVAALYQELAAAGRLEQQAPVAERMRA from the coding sequence ATGGCGTTGAAGGTCATAGGTCCAGGTGCAGGCGCACCCGCCGCGGGTGGCTGCGCGTCGAGCGGTTGCGGCGGCAGTTCGGATGCGCTTGCGCACCTGCCGGAACATATCCGGGCCAAGGTCCACAACCACCCCTGTTACTCGGAGGAGGCCCACCATCACTATGCCCGAATGCATGTGGCGGTGGCCCCCGCGTGCAATATCCAGTGTCACTACTGCAACCGTAAATACGACTGCGCCAATGAGTCGCGCCCGGGGGTGGTCTCCGAGGTGCTGACCCCGGACCAGGCGGTGAAGAAGGTGATGGCGGTAGCGGCCAACATTCCGCAGATGACGGTGCTCGGCATTGCCGGACCCGGCGATCCACTGGCCAACCCCGGGCGCACCCTGGATACCTTCCGGCAGCTGTCGGAGAAGGCCCCGGACATCAAGCTGTGCGTTTCGACCAATGGGCTGGCGCTCCCCGAGACGGTGGATGAACTGTGCGCGCACAACATCGACCATGTGACCATCACCATCAACTGCGTGGACCCCGACGTGGGGGTCAAGATCTATCCCTGGATCTTCTGGAAGGGGCGTCGGGTCAAGGGCCGCAAGGGGGTGGCGATTCTGATCGAACAGCAGCAGAAGGGGCTTGAGATGCTGGTCGCCCGCGGGGTGCTGGTGAAGGTCAACTCGGTCCTGATTCCCGGGGTCAATGATGAACACCTGAAAGAAGTCAGCCGCGTGGTCAAGGCCAAGGGGGCCTTCCTGCACAATGTGATGCCGCTGATCGCGGAGCCGGAGCACGGGACCTTCTATGGCGTCATGGGCCAGCGCGGGCCGACCCATGAGGAGCTGCAGGCGCTCCAGGACGCCTGCGCCGGGGATATGAATATGATGCGCCACTGCCGCCAGTGCCGGGCGGATGCGGTGGGGATGCTCGGGGAGGATCGCGGTCACGAGTTCACGCTCGATAAGATCGAGACCATGGAGATCGATTACGGCCAGGCCATGGAGCGGCGGCGCCAGGTCCACGCCGCTATCGAGGCCAATCGGGAGGCGCAGCGCAAGAAGAGCGGTGAGACCTTCATCTCGCCGGCATCGATCAAGCGGACCAGAAAGGAGACGCGCCCGGTCCTGATGGCGGTGGCGACCACCGGGGGCGGGGTGATCAATCAGCATTTCGGTCACGCCCGGGAGTTCCTGATCTATGAGGCGGGCGCGGCCGACGTGCGCTTCATCGGGGTGCGCAAGGTCGATCTGTATTGTGCCGGCGGGGATTCCTGCGGGGATGCGCAGACGGCGCTGGCGAAGACCATCCGTACCCTGTCCGGCTGCGAGGCGGTGCTGTGCTCCAAGATCGGCTTCGAGCCCTGGGGGCAACTGGAGGCGGCGGGGATCGCCCCCAACGGCGAGCACGCCATGGAGCCCATCGAGGAGGCGGTCGCAGCGCTTTACCAGGAACTGGCCGCGGCCGGGCGCCTGGAACAGCAGGCACCCGTCGCGGAACGGATGCGCGCCTGA
- a CDS encoding ferredoxin, with product MAFQIVEGCVNCWACEPLCPSQAIFAAKPHFLIDAAKCTECEGDHAEPQCAGICPVEGVILDALGVPLNPPGSLTGIPPARLAAAMAEIRAR from the coding sequence ATGGCATTCCAGATCGTTGAAGGCTGTGTGAACTGCTGGGCCTGCGAGCCCCTGTGCCCGAGCCAGGCCATCTTCGCGGCCAAGCCCCATTTCCTGATCGATGCGGCCAAGTGCACCGAGTGCGAGGGCGACCACGCCGAGCCCCAGTGCGCCGGCATCTGCCCGGTCGAGGGGGTCATTCTCGATGCGCTCGGGGTGCCGCTGAACCCGCCGGGGTCGCTGACCGGCATCCCCCCGGCACGCTTGGCGGCGGCCATGGCCGAAATCAGGGCGCGCTGA